The sequence below is a genomic window from Tenacibaculum tangerinum.
CTCTTTATCGTTATTTGCAACATTACTTCCAGCGTCTAATACAGCAGTACCCAAGTAGTTGTTTAACATCTGATCAACCATTAAACCGCCAATTAGTGATTTTGCAAAAATTTGATTTAGCTCGACTCCTTTTCCATTTACATATCTAGTAGCTCCTCCTCCATTTTCTTGAATTTTACCTGCTGTTCCTGCAACCGCATCTGTATTCCAGTTTGGATAAACAACATCTACTTGTTCTTTTATCCAAGCATCAAATTGAGATTTAATTTCATTGGCTTCTGTTGTGTTTGCTGAATAGAAATCGGTTGAGGCTGCTGTTTTACTGCGTACATTTTTACTAGAAGCGTTTAATGTAGCATCAGAAAAATTAGTAGCTCCTTCAGTATGTGCAAACATATTATCTAAATCTGCTTCTGTTTTGGCAGAATTCTTTAATGCTGTTATTAATTCAGTAGCCATTTTAATACGTGTTGTTTGCCCTGAAAAACTAACGGTAGAACTACCTTCTCTTTCAAATTTATACGTTGCTGGTGCTTTTACTGAATTTACTGGTTCATCATCACTTGAACATGAAGTAAATAGTAACGCTGATATAACTATTGTAGAAAGGATTACTCTTTTCATTTTATTTAGATTGATTTTAAATTGTTTCTGTTGCAAATTTAATAGAGTTTATCAATCTAACAAAGTTTATTAAGATTTATTTTAAATAAG
It includes:
- a CDS encoding DUF4856 domain-containing protein encodes the protein MKRVILSTIVISALLFTSCSSDDEPVNSVKAPATYKFEREGSSTVSFSGQTTRIKMATELITALKNSAKTEADLDNMFAHTEGATNFSDATLNASSKNVRSKTAASTDFYSANTTEANEIKSQFDAWIKEQVDVVYPNWNTDAVAGTAGKIQENGGGATRYVNGKGVELNQIFAKSLIGGLMVDQMLNNYLGTAVLDAGSNVANNDKEVVEEGKNYTTMEHKWDEAYGYLYGNEANPAEPALEADNFLNEYLAKVNSDTDFAGIAEDIYNAFKLGRAAIVANNYEVRNEQAEIIREKISDVIAIRAVYYLQQGKNSWATDKAASFHAISEGLGFIYSLQFTRKSNTKEAYFTMAEVEGLLQDLIGTGNGLWEDTTPTTLDTVSKAIAAKFNFTVIEAGS